A stretch of Pseudoprevotella muciniphila DNA encodes these proteins:
- a CDS encoding GH92 family glycosyl hydrolase: protein MNKFFLFLLSWLGFFGITAQAQTAATDYAALVNPLMGTASSYELSAGNTYPAICRPWGMNFWTPQTGKNGNGWQYTYTAHRLRGFKQTHQPSPWINDYGQFSLMPLVGRGVFDEEGRASWFSHLSEKATPYSYEVYLADHDVRAELVPTERACLMRFTFPQTDSAWVAIDAFDGGSAVAIDTLHRRISGYTTKNSGGVADGFCCWFVVEFDTPFSVVRTVLDGQQADTLEARGNHAGVMIGFRTTKGQRVTARVASSFIGIMQARQNLRAELADKSLETLGEEGRKAWNDVLGRIEVDMDDIDQARTFYSCLYRCLLFPRKLYECDADGNILHRSPYDGKLHTGYLYTDTGFWDTFRSLFPLLNLVYPDVNREMQEGFLNAYRESGFFPEWCSPGHRDCMVGNNSASVLTDAYLKGVRVADSTTLFEGLLHATRAVHPTVGSTGRKGYDWYNKLGYIPCDVGINESAARTLEYAYNDWCLWQLAKEMGRADTAELHRRALNYRNLFDPSHRLMRGKRKDGTWQTPFEPLKWGEVFTEGNAWHYTWSVFHDIDGLIRLMGGKENFCQMLDSVFSVPPRFDASYYGGVIHEIREMQVAGMGNYAHGNQPIQHMIYLYDWAGQPWKAQQHVHDAMRKLYRATPDGYPGDEDNGQTSAWYVFSALGFYPVCPGTDQYAIGSPLFRRAAIHFANGRTTTLTAPDVSADNVYIHRLTMDGKPYTRNYLRHETLQRGIRLHFDMAPQPDTQRGTTPTDAPYSMSRDE, encoded by the coding sequence ATGAATAAGTTTTTCCTCTTTCTCCTGTCGTGGCTGGGCTTCTTCGGCATCACGGCGCAGGCGCAAACTGCAGCCACCGACTATGCTGCGCTGGTCAACCCGCTGATGGGCACGGCTTCAAGTTACGAACTCTCGGCGGGCAACACCTATCCCGCCATCTGCCGGCCATGGGGCATGAATTTCTGGACACCGCAGACGGGCAAGAATGGTAACGGATGGCAATACACCTACACGGCACACCGCCTGCGCGGCTTCAAGCAGACACACCAGCCCAGCCCATGGATCAACGACTACGGGCAATTCTCACTGATGCCTCTCGTGGGACGCGGTGTGTTCGACGAAGAGGGGCGCGCCAGTTGGTTCTCCCACCTCAGCGAGAAAGCCACACCCTATAGTTATGAGGTTTATCTTGCCGACCACGACGTGCGGGCGGAACTCGTACCGACGGAGCGTGCCTGCCTGATGCGTTTCACATTTCCGCAGACCGACAGCGCGTGGGTAGCGATAGATGCTTTCGACGGCGGTTCCGCGGTGGCGATTGATACCCTTCACCGCCGCATCTCGGGCTACACAACGAAAAACAGTGGTGGTGTGGCGGATGGTTTCTGCTGCTGGTTTGTAGTGGAGTTCGACACACCATTCAGCGTAGTTCGCACTGTTCTGGACGGACAACAGGCAGACACCCTGGAAGCCAGAGGCAACCACGCCGGTGTCATGATAGGTTTCCGCACGACTAAGGGGCAACGCGTTACGGCACGCGTGGCATCATCGTTCATCGGCATCATGCAAGCGAGGCAGAACCTGCGGGCAGAACTTGCTGACAAATCGCTCGAGACACTCGGGGAGGAAGGACGCAAGGCCTGGAACGATGTGCTGGGACGCATCGAGGTAGATATGGACGACATCGACCAGGCGCGCACGTTCTATTCCTGCCTGTACCGCTGCCTGCTCTTCCCCCGCAAACTCTATGAATGCGATGCCGACGGCAACATCTTGCACCGCAGCCCTTACGACGGAAAACTGCATACGGGCTATCTCTATACCGACACGGGGTTCTGGGACACCTTCCGCAGCCTGTTTCCGTTGCTCAACCTGGTCTATCCCGACGTAAACCGCGAGATGCAGGAGGGCTTCCTCAATGCCTACCGCGAGAGCGGCTTTTTCCCCGAATGGTGCAGCCCGGGACACAGGGACTGCATGGTGGGCAACAACTCCGCATCAGTGCTCACCGATGCCTACCTAAAGGGAGTGCGTGTTGCCGACAGCACAACACTCTTTGAAGGCTTGCTCCATGCCACCCGCGCTGTCCATCCCACTGTGGGTTCTACAGGTCGCAAGGGTTATGACTGGTACAACAAGTTGGGTTACATTCCCTGCGACGTGGGCATCAACGAGAGTGCGGCGCGCACGCTGGAGTATGCCTACAACGACTGGTGCCTGTGGCAACTCGCGAAGGAAATGGGGCGTGCCGACACGGCAGAACTCCACAGGCGAGCCCTCAACTACCGCAACCTCTTCGACCCCTCACACCGCCTGATGCGCGGCAAACGCAAGGACGGCACATGGCAGACACCCTTCGAACCGCTGAAGTGGGGCGAAGTCTTCACCGAGGGCAATGCCTGGCACTACACGTGGTCCGTGTTCCACGACATCGACGGTCTCATACGGCTGATGGGTGGCAAGGAGAACTTCTGCCAGATGCTCGACAGCGTGTTCAGCGTACCGCCACGCTTTGATGCGTCCTACTATGGCGGTGTCATTCATGAGATACGAGAGATGCAAGTGGCAGGAATGGGCAACTACGCCCACGGCAACCAGCCTATACAGCACATGATTTACCTCTACGACTGGGCAGGACAACCCTGGAAGGCGCAGCAGCACGTACACGATGCCATGCGCAAACTCTACCGCGCCACACCCGACGGCTATCCCGGCGACGAGGACAACGGTCAGACCAGCGCATGGTACGTATTCAGCGCCCTTGGCTTCTATCCCGTCTGTCCCGGCACGGACCAGTACGCCATCGGCTCACCACTCTTCCGCCGCGCCGCCATACACTTCGCGAACGGACGCACCACAACACTAACCGCGCCCGACGTGAGTGCCGACAACGTCTATATACATCGCCTCACCATGGATGGGAAGCCCTACACACGCAACTACCTCCGCCACGAAACACTGCAACGCGGCATCCGCCTCCACTTCGACATGGCACCACAGCCCGACACACAACGCGGCACCACCCCGACCGATGCACCCTACTCCATGTCGCGCGATGAATGA